From Veillonella dispar, one genomic window encodes:
- the dnaJ gene encoding molecular chaperone DnaJ — protein sequence MARDYYDILGVSKNASQDEIKKAFRKKARQYHPDVNKDNPKEAEAKFKEANEAYEVLSDETKKAQYDQFGHDAFKQGGGAGAGGFQGGFGGFGGQAGGFGDIFGDIFGGMFGGGRQQQGPQKGNDLREDIDISFEDAAFGKSMEIEVHRHEECDHCHGTGGEPGSRVDTCPNCHGSGQEAVIQNTPFGRMQSVRTCSRCHGTGKSIEKPCSKCRGTGEMLAKRKISIKIPAGVDSGSRLRVANEGEPGILGGPKGDLYVYIFVRPHKEFERNGNDVISRVNISFAQAALGATIQVNTLDGKVELKIPEGTQTGTAFRVKGKGIPYLRNPKQRGDQHIVVTVQTPKKLTDTQRELLLRFANESNEDVNNLQVSKSLFEKIKDCLTK from the coding sequence ATGGCACGTGATTATTATGACATCCTAGGGGTTAGCAAAAATGCCTCTCAAGATGAAATCAAAAAAGCCTTCCGTAAAAAGGCACGCCAATACCATCCAGATGTAAATAAAGATAATCCAAAGGAAGCGGAAGCAAAGTTTAAAGAAGCTAACGAAGCTTACGAAGTATTGTCTGACGAAACAAAAAAAGCTCAATATGACCAATTCGGCCACGACGCCTTCAAACAAGGAGGCGGCGCTGGCGCCGGTGGTTTCCAAGGTGGCTTTGGCGGTTTCGGTGGTCAAGCTGGCGGCTTTGGTGATATCTTTGGCGACATTTTTGGTGGCATGTTTGGCGGTGGACGCCAACAACAAGGCCCTCAAAAAGGCAATGACTTGCGCGAAGATATTGATATTTCCTTTGAAGATGCAGCCTTTGGTAAATCTATGGAAATAGAAGTGCATCGTCATGAAGAATGTGATCACTGTCATGGTACTGGTGGTGAACCAGGATCTCGTGTCGATACTTGTCCAAACTGTCATGGTTCTGGCCAAGAAGCGGTTATTCAAAATACTCCATTTGGACGTATGCAATCCGTTCGCACTTGTTCCCGCTGTCATGGTACTGGTAAAAGCATCGAAAAACCTTGTTCCAAATGTCGTGGAACAGGTGAAATGTTGGCAAAACGTAAAATCTCTATCAAAATTCCAGCAGGTGTAGATAGTGGTTCCCGCTTACGCGTTGCTAATGAAGGTGAACCTGGTATCTTAGGTGGTCCAAAAGGCGATCTTTACGTGTATATCTTCGTTCGTCCTCATAAGGAATTTGAACGAAATGGTAATGACGTTATTAGCCGTGTAAATATTAGCTTTGCTCAAGCAGCATTAGGTGCGACTATACAAGTTAACACCTTAGATGGTAAAGTAGAGTTAAAGATTCCGGAAGGTACTCAAACGGGAACGGCATTCCGCGTAAAGGGCAAAGGTATTCCATATTTGCGTAACCCTAAACAACGGGGGGACCAACATATTGTAGTAACTGTCCAAACGCCTAAGAAGTTGACAGACACTCAACGTGAGTTATTATTACGCTTTGCAAATGAAAGCAACGAAGATGTAAATAACTTACAAGTGAGCAAGAGTCTCTTTGAAAAAATTAAGGACTGTTTGACTAAATGA
- the rpsU gene encoding 30S ribosomal protein S21, whose amino-acid sequence MSEIKVGKNETLESALRRFKRSCQKAGVLSEVRKREHYEKPSVKRKKKSEAARKRKFRA is encoded by the coding sequence ATGTCTGAAATCAAAGTCGGTAAAAACGAAACGCTTGAAAGTGCTCTTCGTCGATTCAAACGCTCCTGCCAAAAAGCGGGTGTTTTGTCTGAAGTAAGAAAACGCGAACACTACGAAAAACCAAGCGTAAAAAGAAAGAAAAAATCTGAAGCAGCAAGAAAACGCAAATTCAGAGCATAA
- a CDS encoding GatB/YqeY domain-containing protein produces MSLKDQLKEDMKAAMKAREEGKTALSVIRMVNSAIKNTEINDKVELDDNGILGILAKEMKTRQDSLTEFEKAGREDLIAHVKEEMAVLQKYLPAQMSEDEIRTVVKEAITACGDAVNMGNVMKHVMPKTKGRADGKIVNNIVKELLG; encoded by the coding sequence ATGAGCTTAAAAGATCAATTAAAAGAAGATATGAAAGCCGCTATGAAAGCACGCGAAGAAGGCAAAACTGCGCTTTCTGTAATTCGAATGGTTAACAGTGCTATTAAAAATACTGAAATCAATGATAAAGTTGAGCTTGATGATAATGGTATTCTTGGTATTTTGGCAAAAGAAATGAAAACTCGTCAAGACTCCTTAACTGAATTTGAAAAGGCGGGCCGTGAAGATTTAATCGCTCATGTAAAAGAAGAAATGGCTGTACTACAAAAATATTTACCAGCTCAAATGAGTGAAGATGAAATTCGTACAGTTGTTAAAGAAGCTATTACTGCCTGTGGCGATGCTGTAAATATGGGTAATGTTATGAAACATGTAATGCCTAAAACTAAAGGCCGTGCGGATGGCAAGATAGTTAATAATATCGTTAAAGAGTTACTTGGTTAA
- a CDS encoding histidine triad nucleotide-binding protein, which yields MSDCIFCKIINGEIPSKKVLENDKFYAFHDIEPVKKVHVLIVPKNHVSNIAHLNENNEDYVEGLLPFVRDVAKELGISKDGYRLIFNTGKKAGQTVFHMHAHLLGGEEMGWPEA from the coding sequence ATGAGTGACTGCATTTTCTGTAAAATTATCAATGGCGAAATTCCATCTAAAAAAGTGTTAGAAAACGATAAATTCTATGCATTTCATGATATTGAACCAGTGAAAAAAGTACATGTTTTAATTGTACCTAAAAACCATGTTTCCAATATTGCTCATCTTAACGAAAATAATGAAGACTATGTAGAAGGTTTATTGCCATTCGTTCGTGATGTAGCTAAAGAACTTGGTATTTCTAAAGATGGTTATCGTTTGATCTTCAATACTGGTAAAAAAGCAGGTCAAACTGTTTTCCATATGCATGCTCACCTTTTAGGTGGCGAAGAAATGGGCTGGCCAGAAGCTTAA
- a CDS encoding 50S ribosomal protein L11 methyltransferase — MQWIEVSIVCERVATDEVTTLFDDYADNGIIEEDVENQPNLIKLTMYADPSLDVDTIKSDIENRLTEANISVTSINANILDESTWLNSWQQYIEPTEILPNLIIKPAWQEYDNVDHKTIIEIDSDISFGTGSHETTRTCAELLKSYSESMDLDTVTCLDIGTGTGILLLVAAQLGIKHLVGIDIEEYAANQARINCENNHVSAEIICGNLDSDFNGTAQIILANLTVDPLKILLPQIGKKLDDQGILIISGIIDNRYDEIMPYIEANWHIIEERIAGPWHTFALEKR, encoded by the coding sequence ATGCAATGGATAGAAGTATCCATTGTCTGTGAAAGAGTAGCCACCGATGAGGTGACTACTCTTTTTGACGATTATGCAGACAATGGAATTATAGAAGAAGATGTAGAAAATCAGCCCAATTTAATTAAATTAACAATGTATGCGGATCCATCTTTGGATGTAGATACAATTAAGTCAGATATAGAAAATCGTCTTACAGAGGCAAATATTAGTGTTACATCAATTAATGCTAATATATTAGATGAATCTACATGGCTTAATTCTTGGCAACAATATATTGAACCCACAGAAATCCTACCAAATTTGATTATTAAACCAGCTTGGCAGGAATACGATAATGTGGATCATAAAACTATTATTGAAATCGATTCAGATATTTCTTTTGGTACTGGATCCCATGAGACTACACGGACTTGTGCAGAGTTATTGAAATCTTATAGTGAATCTATGGATCTTGACACTGTTACTTGTTTAGATATTGGTACTGGCACTGGTATCCTTTTATTGGTAGCAGCTCAGTTAGGCATCAAACATTTAGTTGGTATTGATATTGAAGAGTATGCTGCAAATCAAGCGCGTATTAACTGTGAGAATAATCATGTATCAGCTGAAATAATTTGTGGTAATTTGGATAGTGATTTCAATGGTACTGCTCAAATAATTTTAGCGAATCTAACCGTAGATCCACTCAAAATATTATTACCTCAAATTGGTAAGAAACTGGATGATCAAGGCATTTTAATCATTAGTGGTATTATAGATAATCGTTATGATGAAATCATGCCATATATTGAGGCTAATTGGCATATTATTGAGGAGCGCATTGCAGGGCCTTGGCATACATTTGCGCTAGAAAAGCGATGA
- the grpE gene encoding nucleotide exchange factor GrpE, with protein MAEEQDIKQETVDETANATNVEEPAVEETEEVVADAAHVLDELKADFDNRYKRLQADFENFKRRTNQEKEQLAGYVKGDVLTDLLPVLDNFERAVQSPAEGDAKVFLDGFIMIHQNLMAMLSKHGLAVIDAVGKPFDPNFHQAIMRVPSDEYESDTVCEVLQTGYTVDGRCIRPAMVKVVE; from the coding sequence ATGGCTGAAGAACAAGACATTAAACAAGAAACAGTAGACGAAACAGCAAATGCTACTAATGTAGAGGAACCGGCTGTGGAAGAAACTGAAGAAGTTGTTGCTGACGCTGCTCACGTATTAGATGAGCTTAAAGCAGATTTCGATAATCGGTATAAGCGTTTGCAAGCTGACTTTGAAAACTTCAAACGTCGTACTAACCAAGAAAAAGAGCAACTTGCAGGATATGTTAAAGGGGATGTACTTACAGATTTACTTCCTGTATTAGATAACTTTGAACGAGCTGTTCAAAGTCCAGCAGAAGGTGATGCTAAGGTATTCCTTGATGGATTTATCATGATTCATCAAAATTTGATGGCTATGTTATCTAAACATGGTTTAGCCGTTATCGATGCGGTTGGCAAACCATTTGATCCAAATTTCCATCAAGCAATTATGCGAGTGCCGTCAGATGAATATGAATCTGATACGGTATGTGAAGTATTGCAAACTGGCTATACTGTTGATGGTCGTTGTATTCGTCCAGCAATGGTAAAAGTTGTTGAATAG
- the dnaK gene encoding molecular chaperone DnaK — translation MAKVIGIDLGTTNSCVAVMEGGEPTVITNQEGARTTPSVVGFAKNGERLVGQLAKRQAVSNPENTIISIKRHMGTDYKVTVEGKSYTPQEISAMILQKIKADAEAYLGEPVKQAVITVPAYFTDAQRQATKDAGAIAGLEVLRIINEPTAAALAYGVDKDEDGKVLVFDLGGGTFDVSILELGDGVFEVLATSGNNHLGGDDFDQRIMNYLIEEFKKETGIDLSNDKLADQRLKEAAEKAKIELSGVASTNINLPFITADATGPKHLDVTLTRAKFEELTADLVQATIEPTRKAMNDAGLSASDIDKVLLVGGSSRIPAVQEAIKKVLGKEPTKNVNPDECVAIGAAIQGGVLVGEVKDVLLLDVTPLSLGIETMGGVFTRIIDRNTTIPTSKSQVFSTAADNQPSVDIHVLQGEREFAADNKTLGRFNLDGIPAAPRGVPQIEVTFDIDANGIVHVKAKDLGTQKEQKITITSSSGLKEDEIERMVKEAEAHAAEDKARKEELDVKNNADSLVYQAEKALKELDGKGDTALLKEVEEAKDKLKKSIEAGNIEDIKKDSEALEQPLHKLAEQMYAAAQQAQQAAGGADQGQQQTKSDDNVVDADYTVVDDDKK, via the coding sequence ATGGCAAAGGTAATTGGTATTGATTTAGGTACTACAAACTCTTGTGTTGCGGTTATGGAAGGCGGCGAACCTACGGTTATTACTAACCAAGAAGGCGCGCGTACAACTCCTTCCGTTGTTGGTTTTGCAAAAAATGGCGAACGTTTAGTTGGTCAATTAGCTAAACGTCAAGCTGTATCTAACCCAGAAAACACAATCATTTCTATTAAACGTCACATGGGTACTGACTACAAAGTAACTGTAGAAGGTAAATCTTATACACCACAAGAAATTTCTGCTATGATTCTTCAAAAAATCAAAGCTGATGCAGAAGCTTACTTGGGCGAACCTGTAAAACAAGCTGTTATTACAGTTCCTGCATACTTTACAGATGCTCAACGTCAAGCTACTAAAGACGCTGGTGCGATTGCTGGTCTTGAAGTACTTCGTATCATCAACGAACCTACAGCAGCTGCTCTTGCATATGGTGTAGATAAAGATGAAGACGGTAAAGTTCTTGTATTTGACCTTGGTGGTGGTACATTCGACGTATCTATCCTTGAACTTGGTGATGGCGTATTCGAAGTATTGGCAACATCTGGTAATAACCATCTTGGTGGCGATGACTTCGACCAACGTATCATGAACTACCTTATTGAAGAATTCAAAAAAGAAACTGGTATCGATTTATCTAATGATAAATTAGCTGACCAACGTTTAAAAGAAGCTGCTGAAAAAGCTAAAATTGAATTGTCTGGCGTAGCTAGCACAAATATCAACTTGCCATTCATCACAGCTGATGCTACAGGTCCTAAACACTTGGATGTAACATTGACTCGTGCTAAATTCGAAGAATTGACAGCTGATTTGGTACAAGCTACTATTGAACCTACTCGTAAAGCTATGAACGATGCTGGTTTATCTGCATCCGATATCGATAAAGTATTGTTAGTTGGTGGTTCTAGCCGTATTCCAGCTGTACAAGAAGCTATTAAAAAAGTATTGGGTAAAGAACCAACTAAAAATGTTAACCCTGATGAATGTGTAGCTATCGGTGCTGCTATTCAAGGTGGTGTATTAGTAGGTGAAGTAAAAGACGTATTGTTACTTGATGTAACTCCATTGTCTCTTGGTATCGAAACAATGGGTGGTGTATTCACACGTATTATCGATCGTAACACTACAATTCCTACATCTAAATCTCAAGTATTCTCCACTGCAGCAGATAACCAACCATCTGTAGATATCCATGTATTGCAAGGTGAACGTGAGTTCGCAGCCGATAATAAAACATTGGGTCGCTTCAACTTGGATGGTATCCCAGCAGCTCCTCGTGGGGTTCCACAAATCGAAGTAACATTCGACATCGATGCTAACGGTATCGTACACGTAAAAGCTAAAGATTTGGGTACTCAAAAGGAACAAAAAATTACAATTACTTCTTCTAGCGGCTTGAAAGAAGACGAAATCGAACGCATGGTTAAAGAAGCTGAAGCTCATGCAGCAGAAGATAAAGCTAGAAAAGAAGAATTAGATGTTAAAAACAATGCAGATTCCTTGGTATACCAAGCTGAAAAAGCATTGAAAGAACTTGATGGTAAAGGCGATACTGCTTTATTGAAAGAAGTTGAAGAAGCAAAAGATAAATTGAAAAAATCTATCGAAGCTGGCAACATCGAAGACATCAAAAAAGATAGTGAAGCTTTGGAACAACCATTACATAAATTAGCAGAACAAATGTATGCAGCAGCACAACAAGCTCAACAAGCAGCTGGTGGTGCAGATCAAGGTCAACAACAAACAAAATCTGATGACAATGTAGTTGATGCTGATTACACAGTAGTGGATGACGACAAGAAATAA
- a CDS encoding RsmE family RNA methyltransferase, with protein MKKIFIHTPLDETIELPTDVTHHVLHVFRHNMEKPITVTGSDNRCGTYQITEEIDGKAQAKLIEYVESNVSSYRTILVQSLLKGEKLEWVLQKATELNIDTVYLVSTANSVAKYDDKKLQTKATRWEKIMLEAAQQCGRNQLPTLVVGEKLSQVLEIESDALKLVAYENEDGHTIKDVLSQVNSDESITDILICIGPEGGYQENEINAIIESGGKSVSLGNTILRAETAAIGSLAMIRYELEL; from the coding sequence ATGAAAAAGATTTTTATTCATACACCATTAGATGAAACCATAGAATTACCGACAGATGTGACACATCATGTGTTACATGTATTTCGTCATAATATGGAGAAGCCCATAACTGTAACCGGCAGCGACAATCGGTGTGGTACATATCAAATTACAGAAGAAATAGATGGCAAAGCTCAAGCAAAACTTATTGAATACGTAGAGTCAAATGTATCTTCTTATCGTACTATCCTTGTTCAATCTTTATTAAAAGGTGAAAAGCTGGAATGGGTTCTACAAAAGGCGACAGAGTTAAATATTGATACAGTCTATCTTGTATCTACCGCTAATTCTGTTGCTAAATATGATGACAAGAAATTACAAACAAAGGCTACTCGTTGGGAGAAAATAATGCTAGAAGCAGCTCAACAATGTGGTCGAAATCAACTGCCAACACTTGTAGTGGGGGAAAAACTTTCACAAGTATTAGAAATAGAATCTGATGCATTAAAATTGGTAGCCTATGAAAATGAAGATGGACATACTATTAAAGATGTTCTTTCACAGGTCAACTCTGATGAGTCAATTACAGACATACTAATTTGTATTGGTCCAGAAGGGGGCTATCAAGAGAACGAAATCAATGCTATTATAGAGAGTGGTGGAAAATCAGTTTCCCTTGGTAATACTATTTTGCGAGCTGAAACGGCTGCTATTGGATCATTAGCGATGATTCGATATGAATTAGAACTATAA
- the lepA gene encoding translation elongation factor 4 — MSTKKIRNFCIIAHIDHGKSTIADRLIEYTGTLQKREMEAQVLDSMDLERERGITIKAQSVRILYKAQDGEEYTLNLIDTPGHVDFSYEVSRSLAACEGALLVVDAAQGVEAQTLANVYLALEHDLEIIPVINKIDLPSADPDRVKHEIEDIIGLDASEAVLCSAKSGIGIPDILEAIVNKVPAPPDKSDEPTRALIFDSRFDAYKGAIAYVRVKEGTIKAKDTIRMMHDKKDFDVTELGIFTPNLVPVQELPCGSVGCIAASIKNVADCHVGDTVTLASNPAPEPLPGYRKAVSMVYCGLYPTDSKDYENLRDALEKLQLNDAALEYEAETSLALGFGFRCGFLGLLHMDVIQERLEREYNLSLITTAPSVNYKVYKTNGEMLEVDNPAKLPPPTEIDYIEEPYVKATTIVPKDFVGTIMELSQDKRGEYQSMEYLDETRVSVVYHLPLSEIIYDYFDKLKSATKGYASLDYELIGYKQSPMVKMDILLNGDPVDALSIIVHKDRAATRGRALAEKLKELIPRQMFEIPIQAAVGTKIVARETVKAWRKDVLAKCYGGDISRKRKLLEKQKAGKKRMKSVGSVEIPQEAFMAILKVED, encoded by the coding sequence ATGTCAACGAAAAAGATTAGAAACTTCTGTATTATAGCTCATATTGACCATGGTAAATCTACCATTGCCGATAGATTAATTGAATATACTGGCACATTACAAAAACGCGAAATGGAAGCCCAAGTTCTAGACTCTATGGATTTAGAACGGGAAAGGGGCATTACCATTAAAGCCCAATCTGTTCGCATTTTGTATAAAGCACAAGATGGTGAAGAATATACATTGAACCTTATTGATACTCCGGGCCATGTGGATTTCAGCTATGAAGTATCTCGTTCTCTTGCAGCTTGTGAAGGCGCATTACTCGTAGTAGATGCTGCACAAGGTGTAGAGGCACAAACGTTGGCAAATGTGTATCTCGCTTTAGAACATGATCTTGAAATCATTCCTGTTATTAACAAAATTGATTTGCCTTCTGCAGATCCTGATCGAGTTAAACATGAAATTGAGGATATTATTGGTTTAGATGCATCAGAAGCAGTTTTATGTTCTGCTAAATCTGGTATTGGCATTCCAGATATTTTGGAAGCTATCGTAAATAAGGTGCCTGCACCGCCAGATAAATCTGATGAACCAACTAGAGCTTTGATTTTTGATAGCCGTTTTGATGCGTATAAAGGCGCTATTGCTTATGTACGTGTAAAAGAAGGTACGATTAAAGCAAAAGATACAATCCGTATGATGCATGATAAAAAGGATTTTGATGTAACAGAACTTGGTATCTTTACACCAAATCTTGTACCTGTTCAGGAGTTACCATGTGGCTCTGTAGGTTGTATTGCGGCTAGCATTAAGAATGTAGCTGATTGTCACGTTGGTGATACTGTAACATTAGCTAGTAACCCAGCTCCAGAACCATTACCTGGCTATCGCAAAGCTGTATCTATGGTTTATTGTGGCTTATATCCAACAGATTCTAAAGACTATGAAAATCTTCGGGATGCACTTGAAAAGTTACAACTTAATGATGCTGCTTTAGAATACGAAGCAGAAACATCTTTGGCATTGGGCTTCGGATTCCGTTGTGGTTTCCTCGGCCTATTACATATGGATGTTATTCAAGAACGGTTGGAACGTGAATATAACTTATCCCTTATTACAACTGCTCCATCTGTAAACTATAAGGTTTACAAGACAAATGGGGAAATGCTCGAAGTGGACAATCCTGCTAAATTACCACCACCAACAGAAATCGACTACATTGAGGAGCCTTATGTAAAGGCTACTACAATCGTACCTAAAGATTTTGTTGGCACTATTATGGAATTGTCTCAAGATAAACGCGGTGAATATCAATCCATGGAATATTTGGATGAAACACGTGTATCTGTTGTGTATCACTTACCTTTAAGTGAAATCATTTACGATTACTTTGATAAGTTAAAATCCGCTACAAAGGGTTATGCATCATTAGACTATGAATTGATTGGTTATAAACAATCTCCGATGGTTAAGATGGATATTCTATTAAATGGTGATCCTGTAGATGCATTGTCCATTATCGTACACAAAGACCGTGCTGCTACACGTGGTCGTGCACTAGCGGAAAAATTAAAAGAACTCATTCCTCGTCAAATGTTTGAAATTCCTATTCAAGCAGCAGTAGGTACTAAAATTGTAGCTCGTGAAACTGTAAAAGCTTGGCGTAAGGACGTTTTAGCAAAATGTTATGGTGGCGATATCTCTCGTAAACGTAAATTGCTAGAAAAACAAAAAGCCGGTAAGAAACGTATGAAGTCTGTGGGCTCTGTAGAGATTCCACAAGAAGCATTCATGGCTATTCTCAAAGTTGAGGACTAA
- the mtaB gene encoding tRNA (N(6)-L-threonylcarbamoyladenosine(37)-C(2))-methylthiotransferase MtaB yields MKTVAFTTLGCRVNQYDTDAMKGLFLQNNYEAVDFDEKADIYVINTCSVTNMGEKKSRQLIRKAKRQNEDAYVIVTGCYAQLDPDAIAAIDGVNLVIGTNNRSKIVELVEQLESTERQINAVRDIMNESNFEEMPLYGNESDKARAFMKIQEGCNNYCAFCIIPYTRGKLKSRKVDDIVQEAKRLVEHGFHEIVLTGIHLGNYGVELPGRPTLADVVKALLEIPDLYRIRFGSIESVEVSDELVELMATNKRVCPHLHLPLQAGSDHVLKLMKRHYTLQEYKDLIASLRSRIKDLSITTDIIAGFPQETDEDFEETLNTVREIGFTHIHAFPYSIREGTPAATMPDQVPEAVKKTRVALLNGLSQSGYEAYAKSRIGKPGEILIEKEENGYYMGLTNEYVNGKVKSDGTHKIGDLIGGTVVGLEDNYLIIE; encoded by the coding sequence ATGAAAACCGTTGCGTTTACAACCTTAGGGTGTCGTGTCAATCAATATGATACAGATGCTATGAAAGGTTTATTTTTACAAAATAACTACGAAGCTGTAGACTTCGATGAAAAAGCAGATATCTATGTAATTAATACATGTTCTGTAACGAATATGGGGGAAAAGAAATCCCGTCAATTGATTCGCAAAGCGAAGCGTCAAAATGAAGATGCCTATGTGATTGTAACTGGTTGTTATGCTCAGCTTGATCCAGATGCAATTGCTGCTATCGATGGTGTTAATCTCGTTATCGGTACCAATAACCGGTCAAAAATCGTTGAGCTCGTAGAACAATTGGAATCTACAGAGCGTCAAATCAATGCTGTACGGGATATCATGAACGAATCCAACTTTGAAGAAATGCCATTATATGGTAATGAATCTGATAAAGCTCGTGCTTTCATGAAAATTCAAGAAGGTTGTAATAACTACTGTGCATTTTGTATCATTCCTTATACTCGAGGAAAATTAAAATCTCGTAAAGTTGATGATATTGTACAAGAAGCAAAACGATTAGTAGAACATGGATTCCATGAAATCGTATTAACGGGTATTCATTTGGGGAATTACGGTGTTGAATTGCCAGGTCGCCCTACATTAGCCGATGTAGTCAAAGCTTTATTAGAGATTCCTGATTTATACCGCATTCGTTTCGGGTCCATTGAATCAGTAGAAGTTTCTGATGAGTTAGTAGAATTAATGGCTACTAATAAACGTGTTTGTCCACATTTGCATTTACCGCTACAAGCCGGTTCTGATCATGTATTAAAGTTGATGAAACGCCATTATACATTGCAAGAATATAAAGACTTGATTGCAAGTTTACGTTCTCGTATTAAGGATTTATCAATTACGACAGATATTATTGCAGGTTTCCCGCAAGAAACAGATGAAGACTTTGAAGAAACCTTAAATACAGTTCGTGAAATTGGATTTACCCATATTCATGCCTTCCCATACTCTATTCGTGAAGGCACACCTGCAGCTACTATGCCAGATCAAGTACCAGAAGCTGTAAAGAAAACCCGTGTAGCACTTTTGAATGGGCTTAGCCAATCTGGCTATGAAGCATACGCAAAATCTCGTATTGGTAAGCCTGGTGAGATTCTCATCGAAAAGGAAGAGAATGGATACTACATGGGCTTAACAAATGAGTATGTAAATGGTAAAGTTAAATCTGATGGGACACATAAAATTGGTGATCTCATCGGAGGTACTGTTGTAGGTTTAGAAGATAATTATTTGATTATTGAATAA
- the hemW gene encoding radical SAM family heme chaperone HemW, which produces MKTDSNTLNLSALGDMGLYVHIPFCKQKCMYCDFPAYQNLQDYYETYVYALVQEIDLWVTEHPESKSRPIDTIYFGGGTPTELSIQQLQMIVDKIKSTFTITDDCHMTIESNPGEVDLQYLTKLVNLGFNRISFGVQTFDDKALTMLHRSHNGEKAKQAVYDAKEAGFTDINIDLIYGLPRQTLEDIQHNLDIVKDLPINHISTYGLQVEVGTYLYHLVDKNLISIPSETIDESMYDMMMAGLKDLGFERYEISNFSKDNSYSRHNLKYWHYVDYLGFGAGAHSFYDGVRRSNNRNVMPYIQAVDRYTMPTIDTETITVERAQEDFCFLALRTKWGLNEHTFKKRFGISVVNLFSTTLNDLVNKDLLEYENDSYHLTSEGAKHGNYVFSQFIRE; this is translated from the coding sequence ATGAAAACAGATTCTAATACTCTGAATCTGTCTGCACTTGGGGATATGGGCCTGTATGTCCATATCCCTTTTTGTAAACAGAAATGTATGTACTGTGATTTTCCAGCTTATCAAAATTTACAAGATTATTACGAAACCTATGTATATGCATTAGTACAAGAAATAGATTTATGGGTTACAGAACACCCAGAGTCTAAATCTAGACCTATTGATACTATTTACTTTGGTGGTGGTACGCCTACTGAATTATCAATTCAACAGTTACAGATGATTGTAGATAAAATCAAAAGTACGTTTACAATTACAGATGATTGTCATATGACTATTGAATCAAATCCTGGGGAAGTAGATTTACAGTATCTAACTAAGTTAGTTAATCTTGGTTTTAATCGCATTAGTTTTGGTGTTCAAACCTTTGATGATAAGGCGCTTACTATGCTGCATCGCAGTCATAATGGTGAAAAGGCTAAACAAGCTGTTTACGATGCTAAAGAGGCGGGCTTTACTGATATTAATATTGATTTAATCTATGGTTTGCCACGACAAACCTTAGAGGATATTCAACATAATTTAGATATTGTAAAAGACTTGCCAATTAATCATATTTCAACGTATGGACTTCAAGTTGAGGTAGGGACTTATTTATATCATTTAGTAGATAAGAACCTTATTTCTATTCCTAGTGAAACCATTGATGAATCTATGTATGACATGATGATGGCTGGGTTAAAAGATTTAGGTTTTGAACGATATGAAATTTCTAATTTCAGTAAGGATAATTCCTATAGTCGTCATAATTTAAAGTATTGGCACTATGTAGATTATTTAGGATTTGGTGCAGGTGCTCATTCTTTTTATGACGGAGTTCGTCGCAGTAACAATCGTAATGTTATGCCTTATATACAAGCTGTTGATCGATATACTATGCCTACTATCGATACGGAGACTATTACGGTAGAGCGGGCCCAAGAGGATTTTTGTTTTTTAGCACTTCGTACTAAATGGGGCCTTAATGAACATACGTTTAAAAAGCGATTTGGCATATCTGTGGTTAATTTATTTAGTACTACTTTGAACGATTTAGTTAACAAAGACCTATTAGAATATGAAAATGATAGTTATCATTTAACCTCGGAAGGGGCAAAACATGGTAACTATGTATTTAGTCAATTTATTCGTGAGTAA